One genomic segment of Roseovarius carneus includes these proteins:
- the recG gene encoding ATP-dependent DNA helicase RecG has product MSGRPEALFPLFAELETLPGVGPKSAKALDGLRIARPRDLLFTLPGSGIDRRKRESVDGAEPGKVATVEVTVGDHRAPSTRGGAYRVTVTDVQTAFQLVFFHARDRYLQNLLPPGERRIVSGKVEVFDGMPQMVHPDHILPPEEAGDIPDFEPVYPLTAGVTQSMMRKAAQGTLARLPEMTEWIDPAQKKREGWPDWAEALRMAHGPQSMADLSPTGPARARLAYDELMAHQLTLALARSQYKRAKGRVSKGTGALQSKVLAALPYAPTGAQIRAVAEISADMARDAKMNRLLQGDVGAGKTLVALMALLIAVEAGGQGVMMAPTEILARQHLEGLRPLAAAAGVRLELLTGRDKGAARREKLAALLAGDIGILVGTHAVFQKDVEFADLRLAIIDEQHRFGVRQRLELGRKGAAADVLVMTATPIPRSLSLAQYGDMDISVLDEKPPGRKPIKTALIAMDRVGEVVERLRRAIDDGRQAYWVCPLVEESEVVDLSSAEERFTRLRTALGEGNVGLVHGQMPPEQKDAAMAAFQRGETAVLVSTTVIEVGVDVPNASIMVIERAESFGLAQLHQLRGRVGRGEAASTCLLMYQSPLSESGERRLMTMRDTEDGFRIAEVDLEMRGAGDLIGTAQSGLPRFRVADLEGQAGLMAVAQSDARKLLADDPLLESARGQAARGLLWLMEQDQAIRLIGVG; this is encoded by the coding sequence ATGAGCGGGCGGCCTGAGGCGCTTTTCCCGCTTTTTGCGGAGCTGGAAACGCTGCCAGGGGTGGGGCCAAAATCGGCCAAGGCGCTGGACGGGTTACGGATTGCACGCCCACGCGATCTGCTGTTCACCCTGCCCGGATCGGGCATCGACCGGCGCAAACGCGAGAGTGTGGACGGCGCAGAACCGGGGAAAGTTGCCACGGTGGAGGTGACGGTGGGCGATCACCGCGCGCCCTCGACCCGCGGCGGCGCTTACCGTGTGACAGTCACGGACGTGCAGACCGCGTTTCAGCTGGTGTTCTTTCATGCGCGCGATCGGTATCTGCAAAACCTGCTCCCGCCGGGGGAGCGCCGCATCGTGTCGGGCAAGGTAGAGGTTTTCGACGGTATGCCGCAGATGGTCCACCCGGATCACATCCTCCCCCCTGAGGAGGCGGGCGATATCCCGGATTTCGAACCCGTCTACCCGCTGACCGCAGGCGTGACACAATCCATGATGCGCAAGGCGGCACAGGGCACGCTTGCGCGGCTGCCCGAGATGACGGAATGGATCGATCCCGCGCAGAAAAAGCGCGAAGGCTGGCCCGATTGGGCAGAGGCGCTCCGTATGGCGCATGGGCCGCAGAGCATGGCGGATCTGAGCCCAACCGGGCCTGCGCGTGCGCGTCTTGCCTATGACGAGTTGATGGCGCATCAACTGACCCTCGCGCTCGCCCGGTCGCAGTATAAGCGCGCCAAGGGACGGGTGAGTAAGGGTACCGGAGCCTTGCAATCAAAGGTTCTGGCGGCCTTGCCCTATGCCCCAACGGGCGCGCAGATCCGCGCCGTGGCCGAGATTTCCGCAGATATGGCGCGGGACGCGAAGATGAACCGCCTGCTTCAGGGGGATGTGGGGGCGGGCAAGACGCTCGTCGCGCTCATGGCGCTGCTGATCGCGGTGGAGGCGGGCGGGCAGGGGGTGATGATGGCCCCGACCGAGATTTTGGCGCGCCAACACCTTGAGGGGCTCAGGCCCTTGGCGGCGGCGGCGGGCGTGCGGCTCGAATTGCTCACGGGCCGCGATAAGGGGGCTGCGCGGCGCGAGAAGCTTGCAGCGCTTCTGGCGGGAGACATCGGTATTCTCGTGGGCACCCATGCGGTGTTTCAGAAGGACGTGGAATTCGCCGATCTGCGCCTCGCTATCATAGATGAGCAGCACCGTTTCGGCGTGCGCCAGAGGCTGGAGCTGGGCCGTAAAGGTGCTGCGGCGGATGTTTTGGTGATGACCGCGACGCCCATCCCCCGCAGCCTTAGCCTCGCGCAATATGGCGATATGGATATCAGCGTACTCGACGAAAAACCGCCCGGTCGCAAGCCGATCAAGACCGCGCTGATCGCGATGGACCGGGTGGGCGAGGTCGTTGAGCGGCTGCGCCGCGCCATTGATGACGGGCGGCAGGCCTACTGGGTTTGCCCGCTTGTGGAGGAGAGCGAGGTCGTTGATCTGTCCAGCGCGGAGGAGCGGTTTACCCGGCTGCGCACGGCACTTGGTGAAGGGAATGTCGGCCTTGTACATGGGCAGATGCCGCCCGAGCAAAAGGACGCAGCGATGGCCGCGTTTCAACGTGGCGAGACGGCTGTGCTTGTGTCCACCACGGTGATCGAGGTGGGTGTCGATGTGCCAAATGCGTCGATCATGGTGATCGAGCGCGCGGAGAGCTTTGGTTTGGCGCAGCTTCATCAGTTGCGCGGGCGTGTGGGGCGCGGGGAGGCTGCGTCGACCTGTTTGCTGATGTATCAAAGCCCCCTGAGCGAGAGCGGCGAACGGCGATTGATGACGATGCGCGACACCGAGGATGGGTTTCGCATTGCGGAGGTTGATCTGGAAATGCGCGGCGCGGGTGATCTGATCGGCACGGCGCAATCGGGTCTGCCGCGGTTTCGCGTGGCGGATCTGGAGGGGCAGGCGGGGTTGATGGCCGTGGCGCAAAGCGATGCGCGCAAACTTTTGGCTGATGATCCGCTGCTGGAGAGCGCGCGAGGGCAGGCGGCGCGCGGGCTTTTGTGGCTGATGGAGCAGGATCAGGCGATTCGGCTCATTGGGGTGGGATAA
- the ligA gene encoding NAD-dependent DNA ligase LigA: MQDRPQVDTLSEAEARAELADLAARLTAANSAYHQKDAPDLSDAEYDALKMRNAALEAAFPHLKRADSPSDQVGAAPADGFTKVAHAQRMLSLGNAFSPEDVQDFDDRIRKYLGLTADTPLAYTAEPKIDGLSLSLRYEDGVLVQAATRGDGQVGENVTANARTITDIPQNIDGAPDLLEVRGEVYMSHADFDALNLRQAEAGAKAFANPRNAAAGSLRQLDASITRARPLKFFAYAWGVLSKPLAEGQMAALERLAGFGFSTNPLTKLCQTPEDMLAHYAEIEQQRASLGYDIDGVVYKVDNLALQARLGFRSTTPRWAVAHKFPAELAWTRLEGIDIQVGRTGALSPVARLHPVTVGGVVVSNATLHNEDYIAGRDAKGGEIRGGKDIRVGDWVQVYRAGDVIPKIADLDLSKRPESTERFAFPQTCPECGSAAIREEGDAVRRCTGGLICPAQAVEKLKHFVARGAFDIEGLGAKQVEQFYRDGWIAEPGDIFTLKARYGRGLQQLKNREGWGEKSAENLFDAIEEKRRIGFARVLFSLGIRHVGEAASNLLARSYGDWASFSAAMDAAEEGSEAWETLLGIDGVGAVMARALTTAFAQEAERASIDRLTAHLEIIDAERPSASSPVAGKTVVFTGTLEKMTRAEAKARAESLGAKVSGSVSARTDILVAGPGAGSKAKKAAELEITVLDEDGWLALIEGA, encoded by the coding sequence ATGCAAGACCGCCCGCAGGTAGATACACTGAGCGAAGCAGAGGCCCGCGCAGAGCTGGCCGATCTGGCCGCGCGCCTTACTGCCGCTAATAGCGCTTATCACCAAAAAGACGCGCCTGACCTGAGCGACGCGGAGTATGACGCGCTCAAAATGCGCAACGCAGCCCTTGAGGCGGCGTTCCCACATCTCAAACGCGCCGACAGCCCAAGCGATCAGGTGGGGGCCGCGCCTGCTGATGGCTTTACCAAGGTCGCCCACGCACAGCGGATGCTGTCGCTTGGGAATGCGTTTAGCCCCGAGGATGTGCAGGATTTCGACGACCGGATTCGCAAATATCTGGGCCTCACAGCCGATACGCCCCTTGCCTACACCGCCGAGCCCAAGATCGACGGGCTTAGCCTCAGCCTGCGCTATGAAGACGGCGTTCTGGTTCAGGCCGCGACGCGTGGTGACGGGCAGGTGGGCGAAAACGTCACGGCGAATGCCCGCACCATCACGGATATCCCGCAAAATATTGATGGCGCGCCAGACCTTCTGGAAGTGCGCGGCGAGGTCTATATGAGCCACGCTGATTTCGACGCGCTCAACCTGCGGCAGGCAGAGGCAGGCGCGAAAGCTTTCGCAAACCCGCGCAATGCCGCCGCAGGATCTTTGCGCCAGCTTGACGCGAGCATCACACGCGCCCGCCCGCTCAAATTCTTCGCCTATGCGTGGGGCGTGCTGAGCAAACCGCTGGCTGAGGGGCAGATGGCGGCGCTGGAGCGGCTGGCGGGGTTTGGCTTTTCCACCAACCCTTTGACCAAGCTCTGCCAGACGCCCGAAGACATGCTCGCCCATTACGCCGAGATTGAGCAACAGCGCGCGAGCCTTGGCTACGATATCGACGGCGTGGTCTACAAGGTTGACAATCTGGCTTTGCAAGCCCGGCTGGGGTTTCGCAGCACCACGCCCCGTTGGGCCGTCGCGCATAAATTCCCGGCCGAGCTGGCCTGGACGCGGCTTGAAGGGATCGACATTCAGGTGGGCCGCACCGGCGCGCTCAGCCCTGTGGCGCGTCTCCATCCCGTCACGGTGGGCGGCGTCGTGGTCAGCAACGCGACGCTGCATAACGAGGATTACATCGCCGGGCGCGATGCCAAAGGCGGCGAAATTCGCGGAGGCAAGGATATCCGTGTCGGCGATTGGGTGCAGGTTTACCGCGCAGGAGATGTGATTCCAAAGATCGCCGATCTGGACCTTTCCAAGCGCCCCGAAAGCACCGAGCGGTTTGCTTTCCCGCAGACCTGCCCTGAATGCGGCTCCGCTGCGATCCGCGAGGAGGGGGATGCCGTGCGCCGCTGCACAGGTGGTTTGATCTGCCCGGCGCAGGCGGTGGAAAAGCTCAAGCATTTCGTGGCGCGCGGTGCGTTCGATATCGAAGGGCTGGGCGCCAAGCAGGTGGAGCAATTCTACCGCGATGGCTGGATCGCGGAGCCTGGCGATATCTTTACCCTCAAGGCGCGCTATGGCCGCGGCCTTCAGCAGCTCAAAAACCGCGAGGGCTGGGGCGAGAAGAGCGCCGAGAACCTCTTTGATGCGATTGAGGAAAAGCGCCGCATTGGCTTTGCCCGCGTGCTGTTTTCCTTGGGTATCCGCCATGTGGGCGAGGCGGCCAGCAACCTGCTCGCGCGCAGCTATGGCGATTGGGCGAGCTTTAGTGCGGCGATGGACGCCGCCGAGGAGGGCAGTGAGGCGTGGGAGACCCTTCTGGGGATCGACGGTGTCGGCGCGGTCATGGCCCGCGCGCTGACCACCGCCTTCGCGCAAGAGGCCGAGCGCGCTAGCATTGACCGCCTCACCGCGCATCTGGAGATTATCGATGCCGAGCGGCCCAGTGCCTCCAGCCCCGTGGCGGGTAAAACTGTGGTCTTTACCGGCACGCTGGAAAAGATGACGCGGGCCGAGGCGAAGGCGCGTGCCGAATCCCTTGGCGCCAAAGTGTCGGGCAGCGTGTCGGCGCGCACCGATATCCTCGTCGCGGGGCCGGGGGCCGGGTCCAAGGCGAAAAAGGCCGCCGAGTTGGAGATCACGGTGCTGGATGAGGACGGCTGGCTCGCGCTGATCGAGGGCGCATGA
- the ctrA gene encoding response regulator transcription factor CtrA — translation MRVLLVEDDPTTSKSIELMLTHANLNVYTTELGEEGIDLAKLYDYDLILLDLGLPDMTGHDVLRQLRLARVETPILILSGADDTESKIKGFGFGADDYLTKPFHREELVARIHAIIRRSKGHSQSVIKTGMINVNLDAKTVDVAGKTVHLTGKEYQMLELLSLRKGTTLTKEMFLNHLYGGMDEPELKIIDVFICKLRKKLGEATGGSNYIETVWGRGYVLRDPEPNEIDDERVAASA, via the coding sequence ATGCGCGTCCTGCTTGTCGAAGATGATCCTACAACGTCCAAAAGCATCGAATTGATGCTGACCCATGCCAATCTCAACGTCTACACGACTGAGCTTGGGGAGGAGGGGATCGATCTGGCCAAGCTTTATGATTACGACCTGATCCTTCTCGATCTGGGTCTGCCCGACATGACGGGGCATGATGTGTTGCGGCAATTGCGGCTGGCGCGGGTTGAAACGCCCATCCTCATACTATCGGGCGCTGACGATACTGAAAGCAAAATCAAGGGCTTCGGCTTTGGTGCGGATGATTACCTGACCAAACCCTTCCACCGCGAAGAGCTTGTCGCACGCATCCATGCGATCATCCGCCGCTCCAAGGGTCATTCGCAATCCGTCATCAAGACAGGCATGATCAACGTCAATCTGGACGCGAAGACGGTGGATGTGGCGGGCAAGACCGTGCATTTGACTGGCAAGGAATACCAGATGCTGGAGCTTCTGAGCCTGCGCAAGGGGACCACCCTCACCAAGGAAATGTTTCTTAACCATCTCTATGGTGGTATGGATGAGCCGGAGCTGAAAATCATCGACGTTTTCATCTGCAAGTTGCGTAAAAAGCTGGGTGAGGCCACGGGTGGCTCGAACTATATCGAGACGGTTTGGGGTCGTGGCTATGTGCTGCGCGACCCGGAGCCGAATGAGATTGACGACGAACGCGTCGCTGCCTCTGCTTGA
- the sciP gene encoding CtrA inhibitor SciP encodes MYLKKVDGPRAVTLPDGTVMSHADLPPPSTRRWVASRKLAVVRGVLYGLISEDEAQKRYALSEDEFREWVRAVSLHGEEALKATALKQYRQP; translated from the coding sequence ATGTATCTGAAAAAAGTCGACGGCCCGCGCGCCGTCACGCTGCCCGATGGCACGGTGATGAGCCATGCGGATTTGCCCCCGCCCAGCACGCGTCGGTGGGTTGCGTCGCGCAAGCTGGCCGTGGTGCGCGGTGTTCTCTACGGCCTTATTTCCGAGGATGAGGCGCAAAAGCGCTATGCGCTGAGCGAGGATGAATTTCGCGAATGGGTGCGCGCCGTCAGCCTGCATGGCGAGGAGGCTCTGAAGGCCACAGCGCTCAAACAATACAGACAACCTTGA
- the mnmA gene encoding tRNA 2-thiouridine(34) synthase MnmA, with protein sequence MSLDQPLNSLGFAKPPAETRVVVAMSGGVDSSVVAAQLAREGYDVVGVTLQLYDHGAALAKKGACCAGLDIHDARRVAEEMGFPHYVLDYENVFKDAVIDEFADSYLAGATPVPCIRCNERVKFKDLLETARDLEADCMATGHYIQRKMGVQGAELHAAADANRDQSYFLFSTTPEQLDYLRFPLGHLPTKDATRALAGEFGLSVADKPDSQDICFVPNGNYAAVIEKLRPGAAEPGEIVHVDGRIMGQHEGVLHYTIGQRRGLGIGGLDEPLYVVKLDVDQRRVIVGPKEMLATRMIPVREINWLGDAPFESRAEWNLTVRVRSTRPPREAVIRPLSATTAEVELLTPEDGVSPGQACVFYASEGSRIFGGGWIWRG encoded by the coding sequence ATGTCGCTTGATCAACCGCTCAATTCGCTTGGATTTGCCAAGCCCCCCGCCGAGACCCGTGTGGTCGTGGCCATGTCGGGCGGCGTGGACAGCTCGGTTGTGGCAGCGCAATTGGCGCGCGAAGGCTATGACGTGGTGGGCGTGACCTTGCAGCTCTACGATCACGGTGCGGCGCTGGCCAAAAAGGGCGCGTGCTGTGCGGGGCTCGATATCCATGACGCGCGGCGCGTGGCCGAGGAAATGGGCTTTCCGCATTACGTGCTGGATTATGAGAACGTTTTTAAGGATGCGGTGATTGATGAGTTCGCCGACAGCTACCTTGCAGGGGCGACCCCTGTGCCCTGCATCCGCTGTAATGAGCGGGTGAAATTCAAGGATCTGCTGGAGACAGCACGCGATCTGGAGGCCGATTGTATGGCCACGGGCCACTACATTCAGCGCAAAATGGGGGTGCAGGGGGCAGAGCTTCATGCCGCCGCCGATGCGAACCGCGATCAGAGCTATTTTCTCTTCTCCACCACGCCGGAGCAGTTGGATTATCTGCGCTTTCCTTTGGGGCACCTGCCCACAAAGGACGCGACCCGCGCGCTGGCTGGCGAGTTTGGGCTGAGCGTGGCCGACAAGCCCGACAGTCAGGATATCTGCTTTGTGCCCAACGGCAATTACGCCGCCGTGATCGAGAAACTGCGCCCCGGTGCCGCTGAGCCGGGCGAGATCGTGCATGTGGATGGCCGTATTATGGGGCAACACGAGGGTGTGCTGCACTACACAATCGGGCAGCGGCGTGGGCTGGGCATCGGGGGGCTGGACGAGCCGCTTTACGTGGTGAAGCTCGACGTCGACCAGCGGCGCGTCATTGTGGGACCCAAAGAAATGCTGGCCACGCGGATGATCCCTGTGCGCGAGATCAACTGGCTTGGGGATGCGCCATTCGAGAGCCGCGCTGAGTGGAACCTGACCGTGCGAGTGCGCTCCACCCGCCCCCCGCGCGAGGCGGTGATTCGCCCCCTGTCGGCCACCACGGCGGAGGTGGAGCTTTTGACGCCGGAAGACGGTGTGTCCCCCGGTCAGGCCTGCGTGTTTTATGCGTCTGAGGGCAGCCGCATCTTCGGCGGTGGCTGGATCTGGCGGGGCTAA
- the lpxB gene encoding lipid-A-disaccharide synthase, whose amino-acid sequence MRIFILAGEASGDRLGAALMVGLKSETSVEFQGVGGPLMQGEGLSSLFPMDELSVMGIVEVLPKYRHLKRRIAETAEAVIAMQPDVMITIDSPDFSLRVAKIVKARSNIRTVHYVAPTVWAWRAGRAAKMAKVIDHVLALFPFEPPYMQAEGMECDFVGHPVVAEPQASDTEVADFRARHDIGDAPLLLVLPGSRRGEVGRLGPIFGRALTPLLTAHPNLLCVVPTTAHVAPLLREVTDNWPVKPIILDPSEMKIGAYKTEKAAAFRASDGALAASGTVSLELAAAETPMVIAYDVNWISRQIIAYMLRIDTLTLVNLISETRDIPECNGKHCNPAEIGAALLSMMAAPDKQLAAMRLTMERLGKGGEAPGLRAAKAVLARI is encoded by the coding sequence ATGAGGATCTTCATCCTTGCCGGTGAGGCCTCGGGCGACAGGCTTGGGGCGGCTCTGATGGTGGGGCTGAAATCCGAGACATCTGTAGAGTTTCAAGGCGTTGGTGGGCCGCTGATGCAAGGCGAGGGGCTGAGCAGCCTTTTCCCGATGGATGAGCTGAGCGTGATGGGCATTGTCGAGGTGCTACCCAAATACCGCCACCTCAAGCGCCGCATCGCCGAGACCGCCGAGGCCGTGATCGCGATGCAGCCCGATGTGATGATCACCATCGACAGCCCCGATTTTTCGCTCCGCGTGGCCAAGATCGTGAAGGCGCGCAGCAACATTCGCACAGTCCATTACGTGGCCCCGACGGTCTGGGCGTGGCGTGCGGGCCGGGCGGCCAAGATGGCCAAGGTTATAGACCACGTTCTGGCGCTTTTCCCGTTTGAGCCGCCCTATATGCAGGCCGAGGGGATGGAGTGCGATTTTGTGGGGCACCCGGTCGTGGCCGAACCTCAAGCGAGCGACACAGAGGTCGCTGACTTCCGCGCGCGCCACGACATCGGGGATGCGCCTTTGTTGCTTGTGCTGCCGGGATCGCGGCGCGGTGAGGTGGGGCGATTGGGCCCGATCTTTGGCCGCGCTTTGACCCCGTTGCTGACCGCACATCCGAACCTGCTCTGCGTGGTGCCGACGACTGCCCATGTGGCCCCTTTGCTGCGCGAGGTCACGGACAACTGGCCTGTGAAGCCAATCATCCTTGACCCAAGCGAGATGAAGATCGGCGCGTATAAGACAGAAAAGGCAGCGGCTTTTCGTGCCTCAGATGGCGCATTGGCGGCGTCAGGCACCGTGTCGCTTGAACTGGCCGCCGCCGAGACGCCGATGGTCATCGCCTATGATGTGAACTGGATCAGCCGCCAGATCATTGCCTATATGCTCCGCATCGACACGCTGACGCTGGTCAATCTCATCTCCGAGACGCGCGATATCCCCGAATGTAACGGCAAGCATTGCAACCCGGCTGAAATCGGCGCGGCGCTCTTGTCGATGATGGCCGCACCGGACAAGCAACTGGCCGCGATGCGCCTCACGATGGAGCGTTTGGGCAAGGGCGGTGAGGCACCGGGCCTGAGGGCGGCGAAAGCGGTCCTCGCGCGGATTTAG
- a CDS encoding LpxI family protein: MGRLAILACGGALPVMLAKAHPDALHFTLTGVPSALADTAQDFALEEIGSLFSAMKAADVTDMVFAGTLTRPALDPTRFDAAMMRIAPRLMQAIPQGDDALLRTVIGIFEDEGFTVKGAHALLPDLVADMALQAGPEPSTAEQADIARAAEIMMALSPVDIGQGCVVAGGQCLGIETVQGTDALLGFVAGTPDKLRRGHKGVYVKAPKAGQDLRIDMPAIGPATVELAARAGLAGIMVQAGGVLVLDHAGVVLAAEAHGIFIRAGALG, translated from the coding sequence ATGGGGCGACTGGCGATCCTCGCATGTGGGGGCGCTTTGCCTGTGATGCTGGCCAAGGCGCACCCGGATGCGCTGCATTTCACACTCACTGGCGTGCCGAGCGCGCTTGCCGACACCGCACAGGACTTTGCGCTGGAGGAGATCGGATCGCTCTTTTCCGCGATGAAGGCCGCAGACGTCACGGACATGGTCTTTGCCGGAACGCTCACCCGTCCTGCGCTTGATCCCACGCGGTTTGATGCGGCCATGATGCGTATCGCGCCACGTTTGATGCAGGCCATTCCGCAAGGCGATGACGCGCTTTTGCGCACAGTAATTGGCATATTCGAGGATGAAGGCTTCACCGTCAAAGGCGCGCATGCACTTTTGCCGGATCTGGTGGCGGATATGGCGCTTCAGGCTGGCCCGGAGCCCAGTACGGCAGAGCAGGCTGATATCGCGCGTGCGGCGGAGATCATGATGGCGCTGTCGCCGGTGGATATCGGGCAGGGCTGCGTTGTGGCCGGGGGGCAATGCCTCGGGATTGAGACGGTTCAGGGCACGGATGCGCTTTTGGGTTTCGTGGCTGGCACGCCGGATAAGCTGCGCCGGGGGCACAAGGGCGTTTACGTCAAAGCGCCCAAGGCGGGGCAGGACCTGCGCATTGATATGCCTGCGATTGGCCCGGCCACTGTCGAGCTTGCGGCGCGCGCAGGCCTTGCCGGGATCATGGTGCAGGCGGGCGGAGTTTTGGTTCTGGACCATGCGGGCGTCGTGTTGGCAGCAGAGGCGCATGGCATCTTCATAAGGGCCGGGGCGCTCGGATGA
- the lpxA gene encoding acyl-ACP--UDP-N-acetylglucosamine O-acyltransferase, with amino-acid sequence MSAAIHPSAVIEHGAHIGAGCTIGPFCHIGPEVRLGEGCTIHSHVVIKGDTTIGAGVTIFSFAVVGEIPQDLKYTGEKTRLEIGARTRIREHVTINTGTEGGGGLTRVGEDCLLMAGCHVAHDAIIGNNVIIVNNAAIAGHCIIEDDVLIGGLSGVHQFVRIGQGAIIGAVTMVTNDVIPFGLVQAPRGDLDGLNLVGLKRRGVARADITALRAAFQMLAQGDGTFQDRARRLGEETDSDYVRTIVTFVTGASDRSFLTPGQG; translated from the coding sequence ATGAGCGCGGCCATTCACCCAAGTGCTGTCATCGAGCACGGGGCGCATATCGGTGCGGGCTGCACCATCGGCCCGTTTTGCCATATCGGCCCCGAGGTCCGGCTTGGTGAAGGGTGCACCATTCACAGCCATGTCGTGATCAAGGGCGATACGACCATTGGCGCAGGCGTCACGATCTTTTCCTTTGCTGTGGTTGGTGAAATCCCGCAAGACCTGAAATATACGGGCGAAAAGACCCGTTTGGAGATTGGCGCTCGCACCCGCATCCGCGAGCATGTGACGATCAACACCGGCACCGAGGGCGGTGGGGGTCTTACCCGTGTGGGCGAAGATTGCCTGCTTATGGCGGGCTGCCACGTGGCGCATGATGCGATCATCGGCAACAATGTGATCATCGTGAACAACGCTGCCATCGCAGGCCATTGCATCATCGAGGATGACGTGCTGATCGGGGGCCTGTCTGGCGTGCACCAATTCGTGCGGATCGGGCAGGGTGCCATTATCGGCGCGGTCACGATGGTGACGAATGATGTGATTCCCTTTGGCCTCGTACAGGCCCCGCGCGGCGATCTGGATGGGCTCAATCTTGTGGGCCTAAAACGCCGGGGCGTGGCACGCGCTGATATCACCGCCTTGCGCGCTGCGTTTCAAATGCTGGCCCAAGGCGATGGCACGTTTCAGGACCGCGCGCGCCGCTTGGGCGAGGAAACCGATAGCGACTATGTCCGCACCATCGTGACCTTCGTGACAGGTGCAAGCGACCGTTCGTTCCTTACGCCGGGTCAGGGCTGA
- the fabZ gene encoding 3-hydroxyacyl-ACP dehydratase FabZ has translation MTELMSADIHLIQRLIPHRYPFLLVDKVRDIDGYETAVGIKNVTMNEPHFQGHFPGNPIMPGVTIVEAMAQTAAVMVGTALGMADRNMLVYFMSIEKCKFRRMVVPGDVLEMNLKTLRGKPGGKVWKFAGVAMVGDELACEAEFTAMMDLSGTKAG, from the coding sequence ATGACCGAGCTTATGAGCGCCGACATCCACCTGATCCAGCGCCTGATCCCGCATCGCTATCCTTTCCTTCTGGTCGACAAGGTGCGCGATATCGACGGCTATGAAACCGCCGTCGGCATCAAGAACGTCACCATGAATGAGCCGCATTTTCAGGGCCACTTCCCCGGCAATCCCATCATGCCCGGCGTCACCATCGTCGAGGCGATGGCGCAGACCGCCGCCGTTATGGTCGGCACGGCACTCGGCATGGCGGATCGCAATATGCTGGTCTATTTCATGTCGATCGAGAAGTGCAAATTCCGCCGGATGGTTGTGCCCGGAGACGTTTTGGAAATGAACCTCAAGACATTGCGCGGAAAGCCCGGTGGCAAGGTTTGGAAATTTGCAGGCGTGGCCATGGTTGGCGACGAGTTGGCCTGTGAGGCTGAGTTCACCGCGATGATGGATCTGAGCGGGACCAAAGCCGGATGA
- a CDS encoding OmpH family outer membrane protein translates to MAPLPVMAQDVGTVQSEILVLDPERLFNETRVGQRLIQQYQAEREKLIASNRTIEAELRAEEQSLTDSRPNMSPEDFRNAADAFDAKVRDLRADNERRAIDLERGREIAPLSLMRMSEPILIELMRDAGGTIILDSRQVLLRANVIDITDLAISRVDAAIGDGSGQVPGLEGGASAEDRAPAQDAVPEAVTEPAQD, encoded by the coding sequence ATGGCACCGCTTCCCGTTATGGCCCAAGATGTGGGTACGGTGCAGAGCGAAATCCTTGTGCTGGATCCGGAGCGGCTTTTCAACGAAACGCGCGTTGGTCAGCGTTTGATTCAGCAATATCAAGCCGAGCGAGAGAAACTTATTGCGTCCAATCGCACGATTGAGGCCGAGCTGCGCGCTGAGGAGCAATCCCTGACCGACAGCCGCCCCAATATGTCCCCCGAGGATTTCCGCAATGCCGCTGATGCGTTCGACGCCAAGGTGCGTGATCTGCGCGCCGATAACGAGCGCCGCGCGATTGATCTGGAGCGCGGGCGCGAGATAGCCCCTCTTAGCCTGATGCGCATGTCCGAGCCTATCCTCATTGAGCTGATGCGCGATGCGGGCGGCACGATCATCCTTGATAGCAGGCAGGTGCTTTTGCGGGCCAATGTAATTGATATCACCGATCTGGCGATTTCGCGCGTGGATGCGGCCATCGGGGATGGGTCGGGCCAAGTGCCTGGACTTGAGGGTGGCGCATCTGCCGAAGACCGCGCGCCTGCACAGGACGCGGTGCCTGAGGCTGTTACAGAGCCCGCGCAGGACTGA